A genomic stretch from Sulfobacillus thermosulfidooxidans includes:
- a CDS encoding DUF3311 domain-containing protein, protein MQKQTKSGWYWLFLIPFIGTLWPPFYASYRPTLAGFPFMYWYLILWIFLVALLSGIVYLIDNR, encoded by the coding sequence ATGCAAAAACAGACAAAGAGCGGATGGTATTGGTTATTCCTGATACCGTTTATTGGAACCTTGTGGCCGCCTTTTTACGCTTCGTATCGACCAACCCTAGCGGGTTTCCCGTTTATGTACTGGTATCTGATTTTATGGATTTTCCTTGTCGCGCTTTTAAGCGGCATTGTTTATCTCATTGATAATCGCTAG
- a CDS encoding cytochrome P450, with protein sequence MSLLLLVAGHETTTNLISLGTYRLLMTPSALNELRLKPALWANAVEECLRFESPVQLDGRMAQQDVPIGDQIIPKGASVTVVLAQANRDPEIFPNPDMFDIHRHPNMHLAFGRGVHMCLGATLAKMEATIAFSELFRYSLELHGDPIFNPNVLLRGLKSLPLIVKGSQ encoded by the coding sequence ATGTCCTTATTATTGTTAGTCGCTGGACATGAAACCACAACCAACCTCATTAGTCTTGGCACCTATCGCTTGCTCATGACACCCTCAGCGCTGAATGAACTCCGTCTTAAACCCGCATTGTGGGCAAATGCCGTGGAAGAATGCTTGCGTTTTGAGTCCCCAGTCCAATTGGATGGGCGTATGGCTCAACAAGACGTCCCTATAGGAGATCAAATCATTCCGAAAGGCGCGTCCGTAACCGTGGTTCTGGCGCAAGCTAATCGGGATCCGGAGATTTTTCCCAATCCGGATATGTTTGACATTCACCGTCATCCCAATATGCACCTGGCTTTTGGTCGTGGCGTTCATATGTGCTTAGGCGCGACCTTGGCCAAGATGGAAGCGACCATCGCGTTTTCTGAACTATTTCGTTATTCCCTGGAACTGCATGGCGACCCGATTTTTAATCCCAATGTCCTCTTACGCGGTTTAAAGTCGTTGCCCCTGATTGTTAAAGGAAGCCAGTAA
- the odhB gene encoding 2-oxoglutarate dehydrogenase complex dihydrolipoyllysine-residue succinyltransferase, producing the protein MTQITVPEVGESVTEATVGEWLKKPGDLVKAGDPIVELETDKVNLEITANEDGTLHEILKQSGETVVVGDVLATLVPGDSSAANTAQTHQVSTATVSSDQPANSVQEAPVVRATPDVRRLADQEGIILSEVPTQGNRGRVTHTDVEAYLQQTREKAPVQSPIAPQAPQSPKIPPLSSSPSQTSMDDVRPVERIKMSRRRLTIANRLVNAQHTAAMLTTFNEVDMTKILDIRQRRRDEFEKRHGIRLGFMSFFTKASIAALKAFPRLNAEIEGEEMILKHYYDIGIAVSTDNGLVVPVVRNADRLNFAELEKAIAELAIKARDNKLSIADLQGGTFTITNGGVFGSLLSTPILNAPQVAILGMHKIEERPVVVQGQIVVRPMMYLALSYDHRIVDGSEAVRFLVLIKELLEDPEALLLEG; encoded by the coding sequence ATGACACAGATTACGGTTCCAGAAGTTGGAGAATCCGTAACTGAAGCGACTGTTGGAGAATGGTTAAAAAAACCAGGAGACCTGGTAAAGGCCGGGGACCCCATTGTTGAGCTCGAAACCGACAAAGTCAATTTAGAAATCACCGCCAATGAAGATGGAACATTACATGAAATTCTGAAACAAAGCGGTGAAACCGTTGTCGTGGGTGATGTGCTGGCCACATTGGTTCCCGGAGATAGTTCCGCAGCTAACACAGCCCAAACGCATCAAGTCTCCACAGCCACTGTTTCAAGTGACCAGCCCGCCAATTCGGTACAAGAGGCTCCTGTCGTCCGCGCTACACCGGACGTAAGACGTTTGGCTGACCAAGAAGGGATTATTCTCAGTGAAGTGCCCACGCAAGGCAACCGAGGGCGCGTAACCCATACGGATGTGGAGGCCTATCTCCAACAAACGCGGGAAAAAGCTCCTGTTCAAAGTCCGATCGCTCCGCAAGCGCCCCAGAGCCCGAAGATACCACCTTTGTCGTCCTCACCGTCACAGACGTCCATGGATGACGTGCGGCCTGTGGAGCGCATCAAAATGTCTAGACGCCGGTTAACTATTGCCAACCGGTTAGTGAACGCGCAACACACTGCGGCCATGTTGACCACCTTTAATGAAGTGGATATGACCAAGATTTTAGACATCCGGCAACGACGCCGTGATGAATTTGAAAAGCGCCATGGCATCCGTCTCGGCTTTATGTCATTCTTTACCAAAGCATCCATTGCGGCCCTGAAAGCATTTCCCCGGTTGAATGCGGAAATTGAGGGCGAAGAAATGATTCTCAAACATTATTATGACATCGGTATTGCTGTATCTACCGATAATGGTCTTGTCGTTCCCGTGGTGCGCAATGCCGATCGTTTAAATTTTGCTGAGTTAGAGAAAGCTATTGCCGAATTAGCCATCAAGGCGCGGGATAATAAGTTGTCAATTGCCGATCTCCAGGGAGGAACCTTTACGATCACCAACGGCGGAGTCTTCGGATCCTTATTATCCACCCCTATTCTCAATGCTCCTCAGGTCGCTATTTTAGGCATGCACAAAATTGAGGAGCGGCCGGTTGTGGTTCAAGGACAAATTGTGGTGCGCCCCATGATGTACCTTGCCTTGTCTTATGATCACCGGATTGTTGATGGCAGTGAAGCCGTTCGCTTCCTGGTCTTGATTAAAGAATTGCTTGAAGATCCCGAAGCATTACTGTTGGAAGGATAA
- a CDS encoding AzlC family ABC transporter permease — protein sequence MHSKTHRVLTALQEGFPIYLGYLPPSMAFGMTAQQYHWLPWQILATSAILYAGTSQFVLLSLISMHASLWSSAMTVWLINLRHVTYGPALTLASKRKRSVKEILLIGWGLTDEVFATICRPFYCEDDQKSATFYLLTIALIAYGGWLSGTIMGVFFGQAVLREIPHASLALNFALPALFIFILTTSLFHHRRWHLGSLRVLGMALGFYVIAKSLNWGMTSVLVAAILASTIEVLWQEHGQMWHEAG from the coding sequence ATGCACTCTAAAACACATCGTGTGCTCACGGCATTACAAGAAGGATTCCCCATTTACCTTGGATATTTGCCTCCTTCTATGGCCTTTGGCATGACAGCACAACAATATCACTGGCTGCCATGGCAAATCTTGGCCACATCAGCCATCCTTTATGCGGGCACTTCCCAATTTGTGTTATTATCCTTGATTTCGATGCACGCATCTCTATGGTCAAGCGCTATGACGGTTTGGTTGATCAATCTCCGTCATGTGACTTATGGACCGGCACTCACCTTGGCTTCGAAGAGAAAACGATCAGTCAAAGAGATCTTACTCATCGGGTGGGGATTGACAGACGAAGTGTTTGCGACAATTTGTCGGCCCTTTTATTGCGAAGATGATCAAAAATCAGCCACATTCTACCTGTTGACCATTGCACTCATTGCCTATGGGGGATGGTTGAGTGGAACTATCATGGGAGTCTTTTTCGGTCAAGCGGTGCTCAGAGAGATTCCCCATGCGTCCTTGGCTTTGAATTTTGCATTACCTGCATTGTTCATATTCATTCTCACGACATCCTTATTCCATCATAGGCGATGGCACCTTGGCTCCTTACGCGTCCTAGGAATGGCTTTAGGGTTTTATGTAATAGCCAAATCGCTGAATTGGGGCATGACAAGTGTTTTGGTTGCGGCTATTTTGGCCTCGACCATTGAAGTGCTTTGGCAAGAACATGGACAGATGTGGCATGAAGCAGGGTGA
- a CDS encoding RNA-guided endonuclease InsQ/TnpB family protein, whose product MPTLAHKIRLDPTPDQIRYFKQASGTARFVWNWALAEWNRQYAAGQKPKASALKKQFNALKYQQYPWLHDIHRDAHAQPFADLADAWHRFFTQQNDRPVFKKKGKTPDSFYVANDKFQIAKRRVKLPKIGWIRLRETLRFPGKILGARVLREADEWFLAIHVSVPDAIYYRTRTGHGVEGVDVGIKTFATLSTGEKIGGPQAHRRALRRLKMRQRSITRKMQAAKVQIGLAPHEPLPKGTRLPRSRNWDKAKNSMARTHLRVANLRNDFLHKTSTRLCRENQAMGIETLSVRRMMANRHLARAIADQGFGRFFSLLQCKAQRYGTRLVEADRWFPSSKLCATPGCGSVKQDLTLTDRRWTCPSCGITHDRDVNAARNLKRLATETALPVATMGATLSTVPEDPGIGGKVTPVRNEARSVGLPTASGQEEIDAHNGAPIL is encoded by the coding sequence ATGCCGACGTTAGCGCATAAGATTCGACTCGATCCGACGCCGGATCAGATTCGGTACTTTAAGCAAGCGTCCGGAACGGCCCGGTTTGTCTGGAATTGGGCGCTAGCTGAGTGGAATCGCCAATATGCTGCTGGACAGAAGCCCAAAGCCTCTGCCTTGAAGAAGCAGTTTAATGCGCTGAAGTATCAGCAATATCCCTGGCTCCACGATATCCATCGGGATGCGCATGCCCAACCGTTTGCCGATTTAGCCGACGCGTGGCACCGATTCTTTACGCAGCAAAATGACCGCCCCGTGTTTAAGAAAAAGGGGAAAACCCCTGACAGTTTCTACGTGGCAAACGATAAGTTTCAGATCGCAAAACGTCGGGTGAAACTGCCGAAAATCGGCTGGATCCGCTTGCGGGAAACCCTCCGATTCCCCGGCAAAATCTTGGGCGCTCGAGTGCTTCGGGAAGCCGATGAATGGTTTTTGGCCATTCACGTATCCGTGCCGGATGCCATCTATTATCGGACGCGCACGGGTCATGGGGTGGAAGGCGTGGATGTCGGCATCAAGACGTTTGCCACGCTGTCTACGGGAGAAAAGATTGGCGGACCCCAAGCTCATCGCCGCGCTTTACGCCGCCTGAAAATGCGGCAACGGAGCATTACCCGAAAAATGCAGGCCGCCAAAGTCCAGATCGGCTTAGCCCCGCACGAACCCCTGCCGAAAGGCACGCGGTTGCCGCGTAGCCGGAACTGGGACAAGGCCAAAAACTCTATGGCCCGCACCCATCTGCGGGTCGCCAATCTTCGGAACGATTTCTTGCACAAGACATCGACTCGGCTTTGTCGCGAAAACCAAGCGATGGGGATCGAGACGTTGTCGGTGCGCAGGATGATGGCGAATCGTCATTTGGCCCGGGCCATAGCAGATCAGGGATTCGGACGCTTCTTCTCCCTGCTCCAGTGCAAAGCCCAACGGTATGGCACCCGATTAGTGGAAGCGGACCGCTGGTTTCCCAGTAGCAAACTCTGCGCGACCCCCGGCTGTGGCTCTGTCAAGCAGGACCTCACCTTAACAGATCGCAGGTGGACCTGTCCATCGTGCGGCATCACTCATGACCGGGATGTGAATGCGGCGCGCAATCTCAAACGGCTGGCGACCGAAACCGCCCTACCTGTGGCGACGATGGGGGCAACCCTATCGACGGTGCCGGAAGACCCCGGCATCGGCGGGAAAGTCACGCCTGTCAGAAACGAAGCGAGATCTGTTGGCTTGCCAACGGCTTCGGGGCAGGAAGAAATCGATGCGCACAATGGCGCACCGATTTTATAG
- a CDS encoding IS1634 family transposase yields MPTPVVVGAGPVIRALCEEIGFVEAINQTVAWDSQRCHLSPGERIFALVVNLLTARRPLYRVHEQFQLTDVPLLFGSGRTAADFTDDALGRALDKVAAAGGATVFSAVATRALLHDHVWTPDSPVFVHWDSTTRSVYGTYPDTGSETGVHPTYGHSKDHRPDLRQILLTLLGTREGIPVVGTVQDGNLSDKTLNAEMIAALDDYFSPQQLQQLVYVADSALITGPNLKAMADRSLRFLSRCPETFRAAHDAKTAALAANAWVPLGKIGERADAATYAAAEQTGEIEGRSYRLVVYRSDHLAERKAHTIARQVERAHNQLTRAATRLAETVFACAHDAEAAVAAWRATAQWHHVEATVVAETQVPKRTTRGRPRHDAPEPATTTVYRVHPTIGAVDAQRVQAAQDRAATFVLITNLPASSFDARRLLEEYKGQTVIEHRFRFLKDPAFVDALYVHKPERVEALGYVLLLAALVLSLIERRARQAPPLPTPTRGLLARPTGQEVLHHLRGLIVVPLDAQTRQLFVPAVHTQSVAAILAALGFTDTIYTQVPPRPSG; encoded by the coding sequence ATGCCGACACCCGTTGTTGTGGGGGCTGGACCGGTCATCCGAGCCCTCTGTGAGGAAATTGGATTCGTCGAGGCCATAAATCAGACCGTTGCGTGGGATTCGCAGCGTTGCCACCTGTCGCCCGGCGAACGGATTTTCGCGCTCGTCGTCAATTTGCTGACCGCTCGTCGACCTCTGTATCGCGTCCACGAGCAATTTCAGTTAACCGATGTGCCCTTGTTGTTTGGATCCGGCCGCACCGCGGCCGATTTTACGGATGATGCCCTCGGACGGGCTCTGGATAAAGTCGCCGCTGCCGGTGGCGCCACCGTCTTCAGTGCCGTTGCAACGCGAGCGCTCTTGCACGACCACGTGTGGACGCCCGATAGTCCGGTGTTTGTCCACTGGGATAGTACGACCCGCTCGGTCTATGGCACGTATCCGGACACCGGATCCGAGACCGGAGTGCATCCCACCTATGGCCATTCCAAGGATCATCGTCCCGATCTGCGTCAAATTCTCCTGACGCTGTTGGGGACCCGAGAAGGCATTCCGGTGGTAGGCACGGTGCAAGACGGGAATCTGAGTGATAAAACCCTCAATGCCGAGATGATTGCGGCCTTAGACGATTACTTTTCGCCTCAGCAACTGCAACAACTGGTCTACGTGGCCGATTCCGCTCTCATCACAGGTCCTAACTTAAAGGCAATGGCTGACCGTTCACTCCGCTTTCTCTCGCGTTGTCCGGAGACATTTCGAGCCGCGCACGATGCGAAGACGGCCGCCTTGGCGGCCAACGCCTGGGTTCCCCTCGGCAAAATCGGGGAGCGTGCCGATGCGGCCACCTATGCGGCCGCAGAACAGACCGGCGAAATTGAGGGCCGATCCTATCGGCTCGTGGTTTATCGCTCCGATCATCTAGCTGAGCGGAAAGCTCACACCATTGCCCGCCAGGTCGAACGGGCCCATAACCAGTTAACCCGGGCGGCGACTCGCCTCGCGGAGACCGTGTTTGCCTGTGCTCATGATGCCGAAGCGGCCGTGGCCGCTTGGCGGGCCACCGCCCAATGGCATCATGTCGAGGCGACGGTTGTCGCGGAAACGCAGGTCCCCAAACGCACGACCCGCGGGCGTCCCCGCCACGATGCCCCCGAACCGGCTACCACCACAGTATACCGGGTCCATCCCACCATTGGGGCAGTCGATGCGCAACGCGTGCAGGCGGCACAGGACCGGGCGGCGACGTTTGTCTTAATCACCAATCTACCGGCCTCTTCCTTTGATGCCCGCCGATTGCTCGAAGAATACAAAGGCCAGACGGTCATCGAACACCGTTTTCGCTTTTTAAAAGACCCAGCCTTTGTGGATGCGCTCTATGTGCACAAGCCGGAACGGGTGGAAGCCTTAGGTTATGTGCTCTTGCTCGCCGCGTTGGTGCTCAGTCTCATCGAACGTCGGGCCCGGCAGGCCCCGCCCCTTCCCACGCCGACTCGCGGTCTGTTGGCGCGGCCCACCGGGCAGGAGGTGTTACATCATCTGCGCGGACTGATTGTCGTGCCGCTGGATGCCCAGACCCGTCAACTCTTTGTCCCGGCGGTTCATACCCAGTCGGTGGCGGCCATTTTGGCCGCATTGGGTTTTACGGATACGATTTACACGCAGGTGCCCCCTAGACCCTCGGGATAA
- a CDS encoding cytochrome P450: MDGRFIKRTPAPRTPQPKYQSLPVLAPSMLVTNPPDHTRLRNLVNRACQPKHLERLRPYIAELARELLDSFVNNGSGNLVEDYAFPLPALVIAELIGVPAKDRSLFRSLSQKIALMIDPTQEPVIRPQGQDARWELLDYFHHLTQEKKLNPGDDLLTPLPHVMGESRGIYPEGLGGTCV; encoded by the coding sequence ATGGACGGCCGCTTTATCAAACGGACTCCGGCCCCAAGAACTCCTCAGCCTAAGTATCAATCTCTGCCTGTCCTTGCGCCGAGCATGCTGGTCACCAATCCCCCGGACCATACGCGCCTGCGCAATCTGGTAAACCGTGCATGCCAACCTAAACATTTAGAACGCCTGCGCCCCTATATTGCTGAACTTGCCCGGGAATTGTTAGACAGCTTTGTCAACAATGGTAGCGGCAATCTGGTTGAGGACTACGCTTTTCCTTTACCTGCTCTGGTGATTGCAGAATTAATAGGGGTCCCGGCTAAAGATCGTAGTCTCTTTCGATCCTTATCCCAGAAAATCGCCTTAATGATCGACCCCACACAAGAACCGGTCATCCGTCCACAAGGACAAGATGCACGCTGGGAACTCCTCGATTATTTTCATCATTTAACTCAGGAAAAGAAGTTAAATCCGGGGGATGATCTTCTTACTCCTCTTCCGCACGTGATGGGTGAAAGCCGTGGAATTTATCCCGAGGGTCTAGGGGGCACCTGCGTGTAA
- the mctP gene encoding monocarboxylate uptake permease MctP: MTPGKGVIPIYWSAFIVFLILFAMVTVLGFSASRWHRGDLDLIEEWGLAGRRFGTFVTWFLLGGDLYTAYTFIAVPALVYGAGAFAFFAVPYTIVVFPIMYIVMPRLWRVSKQRNYVTAADFVRGRFNSPLLALAVAITGILATMPYIALQLTGIQAVLAAMGLSGHGFLKDLPLVIAFLILAAYTYTSGLRAPALTAILKDILIYVTVIVACIAIPIHLGGYGHIFQVAAAKLPATKGSVILAPKLFTAFSTLALGSAFALLLYPHAVTGTLGAKSGKTIQRNAALLPLYSLALTFIAILGYMAIAAGIHTKDTSLVVPLLFLKTLPTWFAGFAFGAIAIGALVPAAIMAIAAANLFTRNIYREYFASDNGPNREAQIAKIVGLIVILGALFFIVAIPLQYSIYFQTLGGIWILQTVPTIIFGLYTRWFHRWALFLGWLVGMIIGTGMAAAESFKTSIYPLHIGHSVYLAYAGVWAIIVNIVIVVVLSILFNALNISNGTDDTQDQDYVSEPGEAVGQ, translated from the coding sequence TTGACACCAGGAAAAGGGGTGATTCCTATTTATTGGTCAGCATTTATTGTCTTTCTTATTCTCTTTGCCATGGTGACAGTGTTGGGCTTTTCCGCATCGCGCTGGCACCGGGGTGACCTGGATCTTATTGAAGAATGGGGATTGGCCGGTCGCCGCTTTGGCACATTCGTAACCTGGTTCTTACTCGGAGGAGATTTATACACGGCTTATACCTTTATTGCTGTGCCGGCTCTTGTGTATGGTGCAGGGGCTTTTGCATTTTTTGCTGTGCCGTATACGATCGTCGTTTTTCCTATTATGTACATTGTGATGCCTCGTTTATGGCGGGTATCTAAACAGCGGAATTATGTGACCGCTGCTGATTTTGTGCGGGGGCGGTTCAATAGTCCGTTACTGGCCTTAGCGGTGGCTATTACCGGAATTTTAGCGACCATGCCGTACATTGCCTTGCAACTCACAGGTATTCAAGCAGTCTTGGCTGCCATGGGTTTATCAGGGCATGGATTCTTAAAAGATTTGCCTTTAGTGATTGCTTTTCTGATTTTAGCGGCCTACACCTACACTAGTGGGCTGAGAGCACCGGCTCTTACCGCCATCTTAAAAGATATTTTGATCTACGTGACCGTTATCGTCGCATGTATTGCTATTCCCATCCACTTAGGCGGATATGGACACATCTTCCAGGTTGCCGCGGCCAAACTCCCGGCAACAAAAGGATCGGTTATTCTCGCGCCTAAACTGTTCACAGCTTTTTCGACCTTGGCTTTAGGTTCAGCGTTTGCGTTGTTGCTCTATCCGCATGCTGTGACAGGAACCTTGGGGGCAAAAAGTGGGAAAACCATTCAACGCAATGCGGCATTATTGCCACTGTACTCCTTAGCACTGACCTTTATCGCGATTTTGGGATATATGGCCATTGCCGCCGGGATTCACACCAAAGATACAAGCCTTGTGGTCCCATTGCTCTTTTTAAAGACCTTGCCGACATGGTTTGCCGGCTTCGCCTTTGGAGCGATTGCCATCGGCGCTTTGGTACCTGCAGCGATTATGGCCATTGCCGCGGCGAACTTGTTTACCCGCAATATCTACCGGGAATACTTTGCTTCGGACAACGGCCCTAACCGTGAAGCCCAGATAGCGAAAATCGTCGGATTAATCGTGATTTTAGGGGCCTTATTCTTTATTGTCGCGATTCCGTTGCAATATTCCATCTATTTCCAGACTTTAGGAGGAATTTGGATTTTGCAGACGGTTCCCACGATTATATTTGGTTTATACACCAGATGGTTCCATCGTTGGGCCTTATTCTTGGGCTGGCTTGTAGGCATGATTATTGGAACGGGCATGGCCGCGGCCGAATCCTTCAAAACCTCCATTTACCCGTTGCATATCGGTCATAGCGTCTATTTGGCCTATGCGGGTGTCTGGGCTATTATCGTCAATATCGTTATTGTTGTGGTGTTGAGTATTCTCTTTAACGCCCTCAACATTAGCAATGGAACCGATGATACCCAGGACCAAGACTATGTATCCGAACCCGGAGAAGCGGTTGGTCAATAA
- a CDS encoding AzlD domain-containing protein yields MVRQWMEILVLAAWGTWMERVVPWILMIKVGSRLEKYSRYSKSWVSNFVPAVVMALWVQSFYGYHLLRHLQWLHIAVASVLTIIVAWWSHSLAASVMSGIFFYWLSSFIR; encoded by the coding sequence ATGGTTAGGCAATGGATGGAGATATTAGTCTTAGCAGCATGGGGAACGTGGATGGAACGAGTCGTCCCGTGGATTTTAATGATCAAAGTCGGATCCCGTTTGGAAAAGTATTCCCGGTACTCTAAGAGCTGGGTATCCAACTTTGTTCCCGCCGTTGTGATGGCTTTATGGGTGCAATCCTTTTATGGCTATCATCTGCTGCGACATCTTCAATGGCTTCATATTGCCGTAGCCAGCGTGCTCACTATTATTGTTGCGTGGTGGTCTCACTCGTTAGCCGCCAGTGTGATGAGCGGGATATTTTTTTATTGGTTAAGTTCTTTTATTCGTTAG